Below is a window of Sulfitobacter sp. SK012 DNA.
TGATGACGGTGTCCACAAAGGTTTTTGCAGCCGTCCGCAAATTCGTGATCTTGCTGTCATTTTTCATTGAGCCGGAGATATCGACGACCAGCGAGATTTCGACTTTGTTCACACGCTCTTCGGCAGCGGAGGAGCCGGGCACGGGCAATTCATCGACACCGACCATCCGCATGAAGCGGGTAGGCGTAGTCGTGTCGGCATCCACGCGCACAGTGCGGAAGTTCAATCCTTCGGTGATCGTCACCGAGTTGACCACCGCGTTTGGTGTAGATTTCTCAAAATAGTCCTGCACAACGAGGCTAGGATCGTTTTCCTGGTCCAAGTCAGCGGCGGCAAGAACCGCGCGGTCCGAGATGTTTTGAATGCGGACACGTTCCATTTCGTTTCGCATTAGATCTACGCCGATACCACCGACTAAGAGCATCATCAGTATGACGAAGCACGCGAGCACCGTCATAACCCCATCCTCTTCTCGAGCGAAGCCACGCAGAAACGCCGGAGATTTGGTATCTTGAGCGCGTTTGGCGAAATGCAACTGTGTCATCTAATCATTACCTCTCATGCCCCAGTGTGGGCGGAATCGTATCGTCGCGGACTTATGTCTTCACGGTCTTTTGCCTGAAAAACATGGCTGAATTGGGGCGGTCACGTGGCTGAATGGCTTGTTTTAAGGGGTTTTTATGCAAAATCTTGGCATCTGAGGCCCGTCTGTTTCCGACTGAGAACCAATGGTTAACTTTGTTGTACTAGACGTGCAGCAGGTCCGGCGGGTGAGTCGGAAGGCATGCATTGGCGCGGTGTTTTCAAATTGACTAAAAAAGTAGCGCTTCTCTGCGCGTCCGCTTAGGCTGCGCGGATGAGGGGGCCGCGCCGAGTCGACACAAGGCGCTGTATGACTGCTCTTCAGACATCAAAAAGGATCCATATAATGAGCCAACCTTCCAACGAGCCGAGCTTCCGTGAGAGTGTTGATATGATGTTCAACCGCGCGGTGGCATTGATGGAGCTACCGCCCGGGCTCGAGGAAAAGATCCGTGTCTGCAACGCGACCTACACCGTTCGCTTCGGCGTGCGCCTGCGGGGTCAGATCAAGACATTCACTGGCTACCGTTCTGTGCATTCCGAGCATATGGAGCCGGTCAAAGGTGGCATCCGCTTTTCGCTGGGGGTCAATCAAGACGAAGTTGAGGCATTGGCGGCCTTGATGACTTACAAGTGTTCTTTGGTCGAGGCACCCTTTGGCGGCTCCAAGGGCGGGCTGTGTATTGACCCGCGCGAATATGAGGAACACGAACTGGAGTTGATCACCCGTCGTTTTGCATATGAGCTGATCAAACGCGACCTGATTAACCCTGCGCAAAACGTACCTGCGCCCGACATGGGCACCGGCGAGCGGGAGATGGCGTGGATTGCTGACCAGTATAAACGCATGAACACCACGGACATTAACGGCGTTGCCTGCGTTACGGGCAAGCCGATCAATGCGGGTGGTATCCAAGGCCGGACAGAAGCCACGGGCCGTGGGGTTCAATACGCGCTACACGCGTTCTTCCGTGATCCGGAAGGCCTCAAGAAAGCTGGCATGGTAGGGGCGCTTAAGGGCAAGCGCGTTATCGTGCAGGGCTTGGGCAACGTGGGCTATCACGCCGCCAAGTTCCTGAGTGAGGAAGATGGCTGCAAGGTGACCTGCGTGATCGAATATAATGGTTCTGTCACCAATGATGACGGTCTCGATATCGAGGCGCTCAAGCAGCACATCACCGAAACCGGTGGGCCTGATGGGTTCACGGGGGGCACTTTTCACAAGGACGGCACGCATCTTTTGGAAAAGGAATGTGACATCCTGATCCCGGCTGCTCTTGAAGGGGTGATCAACCTCAGCAATGCCAACAACATCAAAGCGTCGCTGATCATTGAAGCGGCGAACGGTCCCGTCACGGCGGGTGCCGATGAAATCCTGCGCGATAAGGGCGTTGTGATCATTCCTGACATGTACGCCAACGCCGGTGGTGTGACGGTTAGCTACTTTGAGTGGGTCAAGAACCTAAGCCATATCCGTTTTGGTCGCATGCAAAGGCGTCAAGAAGAGGCGCGGCACCAACTTGTGGTGGATGAACTTGAGCGGCTTTCGTCGGATTCCGGCATCGGCTGGCAGCTAAGTCCGAACTTTAAGGATAAGTATCTGCGCGGCGCGGATGAACTGGAGCTGGTGCGTTCTGGTCTCGATGACACGATGCGCAATGCATATCTGTCGATGGCTGACGTTTGGCACAGCCGTGGTGATGTGACGGATTTGCGCACGGCGGCCTATCTGGTGTCGATCGGTAAAGTGGCAGCGAGCTACCGCGCCAAAGGGCTGTAAGATTTAAGGGCCGGGGCGTTTGCTCCGGCCTTACTCTTTGGGCAATCCCGCCAAGATCAACCCATCAAAGAAACGTTTGCCACCATCGCAGCCGGCGTAGTTATTGGTGGCCTGCCAAAGTCTTATGGTGCGATCTGGTTCCAAAATTCGGTAGTGCACCATGGCTTCCTGTGCTTCTTGGATCCGTCCCAGATTGGCGAGTGCCGCGGATTTTGCGCTGAAATAGGTTGGATAGTTATCCGTCAGCGCCAGCCCTTTTTTCACATACGCCAAGGCGTCCTCATCGCGGCCAAGCTGAACGCAGGCTGAAGCGATACCTCCCAAGGACGCGACATAGGCAGGGCCGCGCCGCCCGAAATCCAATGATTTTTTAAAGCAGTCAAAAGCATCTTGGGTCTGGCCTGACCACAAATTGGCCCACCCACAGTAGCCAAGGATGCGCGCATCAAAAGGAGCCAGTCGCAGGGTTTGGGCCACTACATCTTTCAGGGGCAGGGGCCGCTGATCTTGTAGATATGTTGCAATGGCAATGCTGAGCGTCAGCATCGGATGCCCCGGTGCCAGCGCTCGGCCCGCTTCGACCCAGGCAGGCAATTTAGCAATATAGGCCAGGAGGTCTGGCTTG
It encodes the following:
- a CDS encoding Glu/Leu/Phe/Val family dehydrogenase: MSQPSNEPSFRESVDMMFNRAVALMELPPGLEEKIRVCNATYTVRFGVRLRGQIKTFTGYRSVHSEHMEPVKGGIRFSLGVNQDEVEALAALMTYKCSLVEAPFGGSKGGLCIDPREYEEHELELITRRFAYELIKRDLINPAQNVPAPDMGTGEREMAWIADQYKRMNTTDINGVACVTGKPINAGGIQGRTEATGRGVQYALHAFFRDPEGLKKAGMVGALKGKRVIVQGLGNVGYHAAKFLSEEDGCKVTCVIEYNGSVTNDDGLDIEALKQHITETGGPDGFTGGTFHKDGTHLLEKECDILIPAALEGVINLSNANNIKASLIIEAANGPVTAGADEILRDKGVVIIPDMYANAGGVTVSYFEWVKNLSHIRFGRMQRRQEEARHQLVVDELERLSSDSGIGWQLSPNFKDKYLRGADELELVRSGLDDTMRNAYLSMADVWHSRGDVTDLRTAAYLVSIGKVAASYRAKGL